A region from the Sutcliffiella horikoshii genome encodes:
- a CDS encoding acetoin utilization AcuB family protein, giving the protein MIVERIMKKNVHTLLPTDTVEHALLLMEEKNIRHIPIVNSNQQLVGIISDRDVRNGLQAALYENSAQEDLQQPLTKVMKTNLLTGHPLDFVEEVAATFYEYKIGCLPIIQDSKLVGIVTETDLLYTFVQLTGANQPASQFEVKVENISGKLAEVTSILKKRKLNILSVLVYPHQDEQFKILVFRVQTMNPTGVIHDLQEEGYEVLWPNLPGVTS; this is encoded by the coding sequence ATGATTGTAGAAAGAATTATGAAGAAAAATGTCCATACATTACTTCCAACAGATACAGTGGAGCATGCCCTTCTTCTTATGGAAGAAAAGAACATCCGACATATCCCTATTGTAAATAGTAATCAACAGTTGGTTGGGATTATATCGGACAGAGATGTACGTAACGGATTGCAGGCAGCATTATATGAAAACAGTGCGCAAGAGGACTTGCAGCAGCCTCTTACCAAAGTAATGAAAACAAATCTATTAACAGGGCACCCCCTAGATTTCGTGGAGGAAGTTGCTGCAACTTTTTACGAATATAAGATTGGTTGCCTTCCGATCATACAGGACTCCAAACTCGTAGGAATTGTGACAGAGACGGACCTTCTCTATACATTCGTACAATTAACAGGAGCAAACCAGCCCGCATCACAATTTGAAGTGAAAGTCGAAAATATTTCCGGCAAGCTTGCGGAAGTGACCTCCATATTAAAAAAACGCAAATTAAATATACTCAGTGTGCTTGTCTACCCTCATCAGGATGAGCAGTTTAAAATCCTTGTCTTCCGGGTTCAAACGATGAATCCCACAGGTGTCATCCATGACCTGCAGGAAGAAGGCTATGAAGTGTTATGGCCGAATTTGCCGGGTGTGACCTCATGA
- a CDS encoding acetoin utilization protein AcuC yields the protein MAEFAGCDLMKKAVFVYSDDFQTYKFSENHPFNQLRVKLTYDLLQKSNLLSAQDIVPPRMATDEELALIHDPRYIEAVKLAGKGVLPKEKANNYGLGTEDTPIFPNMHEASALLVGGTLTAVDQVMTGKSEHALNLGGGLHHGFRGKASGFCIYNDTAVAIKYLQEKYGARVLYVDTDAHHGDGVQWAFYEDPNVCTLSIHETGRYLFPGTGNVNERGQGDGYGYSFNIPIDAFTEDESFLEVYEQSLTEVANFFKPDVILTQNGADAHYYDPLTHLSTSIKVYREIPKLAHKIAHQYCKGRWIGVGGGGYDIWRVVPRAWSHVWLEMMETNNVHGSLSEDWINEWKDKAPVELPAEWEDQEDLYKPIPRKQEITEKNKQLLSKALYPISHLRTDSNSQIG from the coding sequence ATGGCCGAATTTGCCGGGTGTGACCTCATGAAAAAAGCGGTCTTTGTGTATTCGGATGATTTTCAGACCTATAAGTTCAGTGAAAACCATCCATTCAATCAACTAAGAGTCAAGCTCACTTATGATTTGCTTCAAAAGAGCAATCTTCTTTCTGCTCAAGATATTGTTCCACCGAGAATGGCTACTGATGAGGAATTAGCGCTTATTCATGATCCGCGCTATATAGAGGCTGTTAAATTGGCGGGAAAAGGGGTATTACCAAAAGAGAAAGCAAACAACTATGGGCTTGGCACCGAAGATACGCCTATTTTTCCTAATATGCATGAGGCAAGTGCCCTGCTTGTTGGTGGAACATTAACAGCTGTTGACCAAGTAATGACAGGAAAATCCGAACATGCCCTAAATCTTGGTGGTGGCCTACATCATGGTTTCCGTGGGAAGGCATCTGGATTTTGTATTTATAATGACACTGCTGTGGCCATTAAGTATCTTCAAGAGAAGTATGGAGCCCGGGTTCTATATGTAGATACGGATGCCCATCATGGCGACGGTGTTCAGTGGGCTTTTTACGAGGATCCCAACGTCTGTACCCTTTCTATACATGAAACAGGGCGGTATCTATTCCCTGGGACAGGCAATGTGAATGAACGAGGTCAAGGAGATGGATATGGGTATTCTTTCAATATTCCGATCGATGCCTTTACAGAAGATGAGTCCTTCTTGGAGGTTTATGAACAGTCACTTACAGAAGTGGCCAATTTCTTTAAACCGGATGTCATTTTGACGCAAAATGGTGCTGACGCCCATTACTATGATCCTCTTACACATCTGTCCACTTCTATTAAAGTGTACCGAGAGATTCCGAAGCTTGCTCATAAAATTGCCCATCAATATTGTAAAGGGCGATGGATTGGTGTTGGAGGAGGAGGCTATGATATTTGGAGAGTCGTTCCACGGGCATGGTCTCATGTTTGGTTAGAGATGATGGAAACGAACAATGTGCACGGTTCATTGTCAGAAGATTGGATAAACGAATGGAAAGACAAGGCACCTGTAGAACTGCCTGCTGAGTGGGAAGACCAGGAAGATTTGTATAAACCGATTCCACGAAAACAGGAAATCACGGAGAAAAATAAACAGCTTCTCTCAAAAGCTTTATACCCTATAAGCCATCTGCGCACTGATAGTAATTCACAGATTGGCTAA
- the motS gene encoding flagellar motor protein MotS yields the protein MKRRKKKVSVESGAPKWMVTFSDLFMLVLVFFILLFSMSQIDLVKFKAVAESFKQVNILDYNPSAVPFEHPTDFSVNTESTNNQDDVAENEEQTQENEDSLQELLVEVQTFLAENDLEDVVVANRTERGIVLVLEEKVLYETAEARILPIAHPFLDKVGTLLTKIPNLVKVEGHTDNRPISTEKFPSNWELSAARASSVIRYLVDSHDLDPERFIAVGYGDTRPIVENTSNANYQKNRRVEIVISDPQKEEIVN from the coding sequence ATGAAGCGCCGTAAGAAGAAGGTGTCTGTTGAAAGTGGTGCACCAAAGTGGATGGTCACGTTTTCCGACCTCTTTATGCTTGTCTTAGTATTTTTCATATTATTATTCTCCATGTCACAAATAGACTTGGTGAAATTTAAAGCTGTAGCAGAGTCGTTCAAGCAAGTGAATATTTTAGATTATAATCCATCTGCCGTTCCTTTTGAGCACCCGACAGATTTCTCTGTAAATACGGAGTCGACCAATAACCAAGACGATGTAGCAGAAAACGAGGAACAAACGCAAGAGAACGAGGACAGTTTGCAAGAGCTGCTTGTGGAAGTACAAACGTTTTTAGCCGAAAATGACCTCGAGGATGTTGTGGTTGCTAACAGAACAGAGCGTGGTATTGTCCTCGTGCTAGAAGAAAAGGTTTTGTATGAAACGGCTGAAGCCAGAATCCTTCCAATTGCACATCCTTTTCTCGATAAAGTCGGAACATTATTAACGAAAATTCCGAACCTGGTCAAAGTAGAAGGACATACCGATAACAGACCGATCTCAACAGAAAAGTTCCCTTCCAACTGGGAATTATCTGCAGCCCGGGCTAGTAGTGTTATTCGATATCTGGTTGACTCCCATGACTTAGATCCTGAGCGATTTATTGCAGTAGGTTATGGCGATACAAGACCGATTGTAGAGAACACTTCAAATGCAAACTATCAAAAGAATAGAAGAGTAGAAATAGTCATTTCCGATCCTCAAAAAGAAGAAATAGTGAACTAA
- the motP gene encoding flagellar motor protein MotP, with the protein MKKFDMLTPIGLILGLAMILFGIINNSGLSGASSFLHFPSFLIVIGGTLGALLITFNLKEMKVMPTVIKAAFSRQENELPNLIQTFVRLSDRARREGLLALEAELEDVEDDFIKKGVLLAVDGVEPEVIHDIMNAEISAMEERHMKGRSILEKAGDYAPSWGMIGTLIGLVLMLKNLNDPTTLGPNMAIAILTTLYGTLLANLVFLPMASKLANKTEKEVFLKQIIIEGVIGVQSGQNPKILEEKLSAFLSNQDRERKDEAVAETLEENFQ; encoded by the coding sequence ATGAAAAAGTTTGATATGTTAACACCAATAGGTCTCATTCTCGGTCTAGCAATGATTTTATTCGGCATCATCAACAACTCTGGATTAAGCGGTGCAAGCAGCTTCTTGCATTTTCCTTCTTTTCTAATCGTAATCGGAGGAACCCTGGGAGCGCTATTAATAACCTTTAACTTAAAAGAGATGAAAGTAATGCCTACTGTAATAAAAGCGGCATTTTCCCGGCAAGAAAATGAACTGCCCAACTTAATCCAAACATTTGTCCGATTGTCAGACCGAGCCAGAAGAGAAGGGCTATTAGCTCTGGAAGCGGAATTAGAAGATGTAGAGGATGATTTTATTAAAAAAGGCGTACTGCTCGCGGTGGATGGTGTGGAACCGGAAGTAATTCATGACATCATGAATGCAGAAATTTCAGCAATGGAAGAAAGACATATGAAGGGAAGAAGCATTCTGGAAAAAGCAGGAGATTACGCTCCTTCATGGGGGATGATCGGTACGCTGATCGGGTTGGTCCTGATGTTGAAAAACTTAAACGATCCAACTACCCTCGGACCAAATATGGCCATTGCTATTCTGACAACGTTGTATGGCACCCTTTTAGCAAACCTTGTGTTTCTCCCGATGGCTAGTAAACTTGCAAATAAAACAGAAAAAGAAGTATTTTTAAAACAAATTATTATTGAAGGTGTAATCGGCGTTCAGTCAGGTCAGAATCCAAAGATTTTGGAAGAAAAACTATCTGCATTCCTTTCTAATCAAGATCGGGAAAGAAAAGATGAAGCGGTAGCTGAAACATTGGAGGAGAACTTCCAATGA
- the ccpA gene encoding catabolite control protein A has protein sequence MNVTIYDVAREANVSMATVSRVVNGNPNVKPTTRKKVLEAIERLGYRPNAVARGLASKKTTTVGVIIPDISNIFYAELARGIEDIATMYKYNIILSNSDQNVDKELHLLNTMLGKQVDGIVFMSGNITEELAAEFERSPVPIVLAASIEKDNKVPSVTIDYVQASFDAVTALIEKGHKRVGYVSGLFEEPINGEKKLTGYKRALEEAGLSYDEEIVIEGDYSYDSGIEAVEKLIGMKDRPTAIFVGTDEMALGVIHGAQDNGLNIPEDIEVIGFDNTRLATMVRPQLSTVVQPMYDIGAVAMRLLTKFMNKEKVEDQTVVLPHRIEFRRSTK, from the coding sequence ATGAATGTAACGATTTATGATGTTGCAAGAGAAGCGAATGTTTCGATGGCAACCGTTTCCCGTGTAGTAAATGGAAACCCGAATGTAAAACCAACCACAAGAAAAAAAGTATTGGAAGCAATTGAACGTCTTGGTTATCGCCCTAATGCAGTAGCTAGAGGACTTGCAAGCAAAAAAACAACAACGGTAGGAGTTATCATCCCTGATATCTCCAATATCTTCTATGCAGAGCTTGCTCGCGGGATTGAAGATATTGCAACGATGTATAAATACAATATCATCTTAAGCAACTCCGACCAAAATGTGGACAAGGAGTTGCACCTGTTAAACACGATGCTTGGCAAACAAGTAGATGGAATTGTTTTCATGAGTGGTAATATTACAGAAGAATTGGCTGCAGAATTTGAAAGATCCCCAGTTCCTATTGTATTAGCTGCATCGATCGAAAAAGACAATAAAGTGCCATCCGTAACCATTGATTATGTTCAGGCCTCTTTTGACGCTGTAACGGCATTAATTGAAAAAGGGCATAAACGAGTTGGATATGTGTCAGGTCTTTTTGAAGAACCAATCAACGGTGAGAAAAAACTGACTGGCTATAAACGTGCACTAGAAGAAGCAGGTCTTTCTTATGACGAGGAGATCGTGATAGAAGGTGACTATTCTTACGATTCCGGTATCGAAGCTGTGGAAAAACTTATCGGAATGAAAGACCGTCCAACAGCGATTTTTGTTGGAACGGATGAAATGGCTTTGGGAGTCATTCATGGTGCTCAGGACAACGGATTGAACATCCCAGAAGACATTGAAGTAATCGGGTTTGATAACACTAGACTGGCTACAATGGTCCGTCCGCAGCTTTCCACAGTTGTACAACCGATGTATGACATCGGAGCAGTAGCCATGAGACTATTAACGAAATTCATGAACAAAGAGAAAGTAGAAGACCAAACTGTCGTACTTCCACATAGAATTGAATTTAGACGCTCAACAAAATAA
- a CDS encoding bifunctional 3-deoxy-7-phosphoheptulonate synthase/chorismate mutase produces the protein MSHNELDALRKQVEELNLQLLEVINKRGELVQEIGKLKEAQGVNRYDPVRERKMLDLITEHNDGPFETSTLQHLFKEIFKAGLELQKDDHRKALLVSRKKKPEDTVVEVKGVKIGDGSQNFIVGPCAVESYEQVAQVAQAAKAQGIKLLRGGAFKPRTSPYDFQGLGLEGLKILKRVGDEFDMAIISEIINPADIEVACDYVDVIQIGARNMQNFELLKAAGAVKKPVLLKRGLAATIDEFINAAEYIISQGNDQIILCERGIRTYEKATRNTLDISAVPILKKETHLPVFVDVTHSTGRKDLLLPTAKAALAIGADGVMAEVHPDPAVALSDAAQQMDIEEFNEFITELRSHYAYKS, from the coding sequence ATGAGTCATAACGAATTAGATGCCTTGCGAAAACAAGTCGAAGAACTAAACTTACAACTATTAGAGGTTATCAACAAGCGCGGTGAGCTTGTCCAAGAAATTGGAAAGCTTAAAGAGGCGCAAGGTGTAAATCGATATGACCCTGTCCGTGAGAGAAAAATGTTGGACCTGATCACGGAACATAACGATGGACCTTTCGAAACTTCCACTTTACAGCATTTATTCAAAGAGATTTTCAAAGCTGGTCTTGAACTGCAAAAAGATGATCATAGAAAAGCTTTGCTGGTATCCCGTAAGAAAAAACCGGAAGATACGGTTGTTGAAGTAAAAGGAGTAAAAATTGGTGATGGATCTCAAAACTTCATCGTCGGTCCTTGCGCAGTTGAAAGTTATGAACAGGTTGCCCAAGTTGCCCAAGCAGCAAAAGCGCAAGGAATTAAACTTCTGCGTGGTGGGGCATTCAAGCCAAGAACATCTCCATACGACTTCCAAGGACTTGGATTAGAAGGTTTAAAGATATTAAAACGTGTTGGTGATGAGTTTGATATGGCAATCATCAGTGAAATCATCAACCCTGCTGATATTGAAGTCGCATGCGATTATGTAGATGTCATCCAAATCGGTGCACGTAACATGCAAAACTTTGAACTACTGAAAGCTGCTGGTGCAGTGAAAAAGCCAGTTCTTCTAAAAAGAGGACTTGCAGCAACGATTGATGAGTTCATCAATGCAGCTGAGTACATTATCTCTCAAGGTAATGACCAAATCATTTTATGTGAGCGTGGAATCAGAACTTACGAGAAAGCTACACGTAATACATTAGATATCTCTGCTGTACCAATTTTAAAGAAAGAAACTCATTTACCTGTATTTGTGGATGTAACACATTCCACAGGCAGAAAAGATCTTCTATTGCCTACTGCAAAAGCAGCCCTTGCAATCGGTGCAGATGGAGTGATGGCTGAAGTTCATCCTGATCCGGCAGTAGCACTTTCTGACGCGGCCCAGCAGATGGATATCGAAGAGTTCAATGAGTTCATCACTGAATTGCGCAGTCACTACGCATACAAATCATAA
- a CDS encoding cell division protein FtsA: MMLHRDGESFLIFALDIGTRSVVGLLLEQDKSKFRIKDIVVKEHEERAMLDGQIHDILAVSKVITYVKEKLEEKHGPLKKVCVAAAGRALKTQTAYAIQDIKGKALFTEDDIFLLELSAVQEAQRKLLQENEIDSANQYFCVGYSVLRYYLDEEEIGSLLDQRGEKASVEIISTFLPKIVVESLISALQRSDLQLEALTLEPIAAINALIPPSMRRLNVALVDIGAGTSDVAISMDGTVTAYGMVPVAGDEITEGLSDAFLLDFPQAEQAKRDLLHHEEITFTDILGFEQTLSKQEMVDQIYSSIEKLASSITKEIKRQNNQKAPKAVMLVGGGSLTPSLPFLIAEQLGLSENRVAIRGVDAIQQLDQTDLPVKGPEFITPIGIAIAAKEKPIEYVSVTVNELPVRLFDVKKLTIGDSLLAAGISINKLVGKPGLALMVEVNGKGITCPGSFGEAPKILKNGQPAQSFDPIENGDVIMVEKGVDGKSAAITVREVVGTALPVISVTVNGKAKAVNPSLLLNGHPAALDQQLADRDKVTFTYPETIGDLLVQSSEVAGKDLEPFHLFINDEKTTLSAFSVLVKKNGKQVSLQDHFSNEDKIVWEKGSTPTVKMLSINQQYETKQEIAVTYKGKKVVLSKVLLEFYRNGKLLGDEDVLNRDDHLQVMVRRKEPFIFQDMFRFVDIDRPQGAGSFMLKKNGMEASFYDFIDHGDDLDIEWKSKVLEANLEDKA; encoded by the coding sequence ATGATGCTACATAGGGATGGTGAATCTTTTTTGATTTTCGCATTGGATATTGGAACAAGGTCAGTGGTAGGACTACTGTTAGAACAAGATAAGAGCAAGTTCCGCATCAAGGATATAGTAGTAAAAGAGCACGAAGAACGCGCCATGTTGGATGGTCAAATTCATGATATTTTGGCAGTCTCCAAAGTAATTACATATGTAAAAGAGAAATTAGAAGAAAAACATGGACCATTAAAGAAAGTATGCGTCGCTGCTGCAGGAAGGGCTTTAAAAACACAGACGGCCTATGCGATCCAAGATATTAAAGGGAAAGCTCTTTTTACCGAAGACGATATATTTTTATTAGAACTTTCCGCTGTTCAAGAAGCGCAAAGGAAACTACTTCAAGAAAATGAAATTGATTCTGCTAATCAATATTTTTGTGTGGGATATTCCGTTCTAAGGTATTACTTAGATGAAGAAGAAATAGGCAGCCTGCTCGACCAAAGAGGAGAAAAAGCATCTGTTGAAATCATTTCAACCTTTTTACCAAAAATCGTAGTAGAATCATTGATTTCCGCCCTACAACGGTCCGATCTTCAACTTGAAGCCCTGACACTTGAACCGATTGCAGCTATAAATGCTCTCATACCACCTTCTATGAGAAGATTGAATGTTGCCTTAGTAGATATCGGGGCTGGTACTTCTGACGTGGCAATCTCTATGGATGGGACTGTCACTGCATACGGAATGGTCCCTGTTGCCGGAGATGAAATTACAGAAGGTTTGAGTGATGCTTTTCTACTTGACTTTCCACAGGCGGAACAGGCCAAACGAGACTTGCTCCATCATGAGGAAATTACTTTTACAGATATTCTTGGCTTTGAACAAACTCTATCTAAACAAGAAATGGTAGATCAGATTTACTCCTCTATAGAGAAACTCGCCTCGTCTATCACAAAGGAGATTAAGAGGCAAAATAACCAGAAAGCACCCAAAGCTGTCATGCTGGTGGGAGGTGGAAGCCTTACCCCTTCTCTGCCCTTCCTCATTGCAGAGCAACTAGGTTTATCTGAAAATCGTGTGGCAATTCGAGGAGTAGACGCGATTCAGCAATTGGATCAAACAGACCTTCCTGTAAAAGGACCTGAATTTATCACGCCTATCGGAATTGCCATTGCTGCAAAGGAAAAACCAATTGAATACGTTTCTGTCACCGTTAATGAGCTTCCCGTTCGTTTATTTGATGTGAAAAAACTGACCATTGGAGACAGCCTTTTAGCTGCCGGGATTAGCATCAACAAATTGGTTGGAAAGCCAGGCCTGGCATTAATGGTAGAAGTGAATGGAAAAGGGATTACATGTCCAGGAAGTTTTGGAGAGGCACCGAAGATTTTAAAAAATGGACAGCCGGCTCAAAGTTTTGATCCTATTGAAAATGGCGATGTCATTATGGTGGAAAAAGGCGTGGATGGGAAATCAGCCGCTATAACTGTCCGGGAGGTAGTAGGAACAGCGTTACCTGTCATTTCAGTTACTGTAAACGGCAAAGCTAAAGCTGTCAATCCAAGCTTACTCCTTAACGGTCATCCTGCCGCATTAGACCAACAACTCGCAGACCGTGATAAGGTTACTTTCACCTACCCGGAGACCATAGGGGACCTCCTTGTGCAGAGCAGCGAAGTTGCAGGAAAGGATCTTGAGCCATTTCACTTATTTATAAACGATGAGAAAACAACCCTATCAGCCTTTTCTGTCCTAGTGAAGAAGAATGGAAAACAAGTCTCTTTACAAGACCATTTTTCCAATGAAGACAAGATTGTCTGGGAAAAGGGAAGCACACCTACAGTAAAAATGCTTTCTATCAATCAACAGTATGAAACAAAACAAGAAATAGCAGTAACTTATAAAGGAAAAAAAGTTGTTTTGAGCAAGGTCTTGCTTGAATTTTACCGAAATGGGAAGTTGCTTGGAGATGAGGATGTCCTAAATAGAGATGACCATCTGCAAGTGATGGTCCGACGCAAGGAGCCATTCATTTTCCAAGATATGTTCCGCTTCGTGGACATAGACAGACCACAAGGGGCCGGTTCCTTTATGTTAAAGAAAAATGGAATGGAAGCCTCTTTCTACGACTTTATCGATCATGGAGATGACTTAGACATAGAGTGGAAAAGTAAAGTCCTAGAAGCCAACTTGGAAGACAAGGCTTGA
- the ytxJ gene encoding bacillithiol system redox-active protein YtxJ produces MSKTNVQSVEEFDQIVQENETFLFFKNSTTCPISHAAFEEFENFVAEQNQVPCYYLNVQEARPLSNHIAETFDIKHESPQALLFKDGKVAWSATHWKITYSSLQENVK; encoded by the coding sequence ATGAGCAAAACCAACGTACAATCTGTAGAAGAGTTCGATCAAATCGTCCAAGAAAATGAGACCTTTTTATTCTTCAAAAACAGCACAACATGTCCAATCAGCCATGCAGCATTTGAAGAATTCGAAAACTTTGTAGCAGAACAAAACCAGGTTCCATGCTATTATCTAAATGTCCAAGAAGCTAGACCGCTCTCCAATCATATCGCGGAGACATTTGATATAAAGCATGAATCCCCACAAGCGTTATTATTTAAAGACGGAAAAGTTGCTTGGAGTGCAACCCACTGGAAGATTACCTATTCTTCTCTTCAAGAGAACGTAAAATAA
- a CDS encoding YtxH domain-containing protein: MSEENKKEMNTNTDGINTKDFLIGTLIGGIVGATTALFLAPKSGRELREDITDQATQLKERTDNWKVQATEYTTELAETAKDKKNQLTKAITDQTQQVMDKVKQLREKNGDISMELQEQVQDIISEAATAIETESDEMTDEVKKRLEDTKAALEDVEKKLSASEEDKEEK, encoded by the coding sequence ATGAGCGAAGAGAACAAGAAAGAGATGAACACGAACACTGACGGTATTAACACGAAAGACTTTTTAATCGGTACATTAATTGGTGGAATTGTGGGAGCTACAACTGCATTGTTCCTGGCTCCTAAATCCGGTAGAGAGCTTCGTGAAGATATCACGGACCAGGCGACTCAATTAAAAGAAAGAACGGATAACTGGAAGGTTCAAGCTACTGAATATACAACTGAGTTAGCTGAAACTGCAAAAGATAAGAAAAACCAATTGACTAAAGCCATTACGGATCAAACACAACAAGTGATGGATAAAGTAAAACAATTGCGCGAAAAAAATGGCGATATATCCATGGAACTGCAAGAGCAGGTTCAAGATATCATTTCAGAAGCCGCTACTGCAATTGAAACGGAATCTGATGAAATGACAGATGAAGTGAAAAAGCGCCTTGAAGATACAAAAGCTGCGTTAGAAGACGTAGAGAAAAAGCTATCTGCAAGCGAAGAAGACAAAGAAGAAAAATAA
- a CDS encoding DUF948 domain-containing protein, translating into MSELLYISAIIVAIAFLILVIFVSKTLLSVQGTLNQVAGTLGGIEKQMQGITSETEQILHKTNVLMDDIQDKSQQLNTVVTAVKDVGTSIQGFNHSVSRLSNNVAHQLDQNQDKVSQVVQWSNVAMEIVDKWNERKQKNKINKI; encoded by the coding sequence TTGAGTGAATTGCTTTACATTAGCGCAATTATTGTAGCTATTGCTTTTTTAATATTGGTTATATTTGTTTCGAAAACACTTCTTTCCGTGCAAGGCACTTTAAATCAAGTTGCCGGTACATTAGGTGGTATTGAAAAACAGATGCAAGGGATCACATCCGAGACAGAGCAGATCCTACATAAAACCAATGTATTAATGGACGACATTCAAGATAAGTCGCAACAACTTAATACGGTTGTAACTGCTGTAAAGGATGTTGGAACTTCCATTCAAGGATTTAATCATTCCGTATCACGTTTATCTAATAATGTTGCACATCAACTAGATCAAAACCAGGATAAGGTGTCGCAAGTTGTTCAATGGTCTAATGTGGCCATGGAAATTGTCGACAAATGGAATGAGAGAAAACAGAAAAACAAAATCAACAAAATTTGA
- a CDS encoding aminopeptidase, translating to MKDPRIQTLAKNLINYSVRLQKGEKVLIENFGLQRELVVALVDEAYKAGGYPFVSLKDVQVDRALLMGAQEEQYSMKADFEANVMKNMDAYIGLRSGDNIAELSDVPDDKQKIQGSTVGKKVHRDIRVPKTKWVVLRYPNASMAQLAKMSTEGFENFYFDVCNLDYGKMSNAMDALVELMNKADKVRITGEGTDLTFSIKDIPAIKCAGEMNIPDGEVYTAPVKDSVNGTITYNTPSPYQGFTYENVKLTFRDGKIVEATANDSDRINKIFDTDEGARFIGEFAIGVNPYIQHPMQDILFDEKIDGSFHFTPGQAYEDAWNGNNSDIHWDMVMIQRPEYGGGEIYFDDVLIRKDGKFVVSELEGLNPENLK from the coding sequence ATGAAGGATCCTCGGATTCAAACACTTGCAAAAAATTTAATCAACTATTCTGTTCGTCTTCAAAAAGGCGAGAAGGTATTAATCGAAAACTTTGGACTGCAAAGAGAACTTGTAGTAGCACTTGTCGATGAAGCTTATAAAGCTGGCGGATATCCATTCGTTTCATTAAAAGATGTTCAGGTAGACCGCGCCCTTTTAATGGGAGCTCAAGAAGAACAATATAGCATGAAAGCAGATTTTGAAGCAAATGTCATGAAAAACATGGATGCCTATATCGGACTTCGTTCTGGCGACAACATCGCTGAATTGTCCGATGTTCCTGATGACAAACAAAAAATCCAGGGCAGCACGGTTGGAAAGAAAGTTCACCGTGACATCCGTGTTCCAAAAACAAAATGGGTGGTTCTGCGCTATCCGAATGCCAGCATGGCACAGCTTGCAAAAATGAGCACGGAAGGTTTTGAGAACTTCTATTTCGATGTATGTAATCTTGATTATGGGAAAATGAGCAATGCGATGGATGCTCTTGTTGAGTTGATGAATAAAGCCGACAAGGTCAGAATCACAGGAGAAGGAACAGATCTAACATTCTCCATTAAAGATATTCCTGCCATTAAATGCGCAGGTGAAATGAATATTCCTGACGGTGAGGTATACACTGCACCTGTTAAGGATTCTGTTAACGGTACAATTACTTACAATACACCATCTCCATACCAGGGCTTCACATATGAAAATGTAAAATTGACTTTCCGCGACGGAAAAATCGTGGAAGCAACAGCCAATGATTCCGACCGTATCAATAAAATTTTCGATACAGATGAAGGTGCACGTTTTATCGGAGAGTTTGCAATCGGTGTTAACCCTTATATTCAACATCCAATGCAGGATATCTTATTTGACGAAAAGATTGACGGAAGCTTCCATTTCACACCTGGTCAGGCATATGAGGATGCTTGGAACGGCAACAACTCTGATATTCATTGGGATATGGTAATGATTCAACGTCCTGAATATGGCGGAGGAGAAATCTATTTTGATGATGTATTGATCAGAAAAGATGGGAAGTTTGTTGTTTCAGAGCTTGAGGGATTAAATCCGGAGAATTTGAAGTAA